A window from Candidatus Woesearchaeota archaeon encodes these proteins:
- a CDS encoding DUF2073 domain-containing protein — protein MLTLRFVPYHEIEYLSSARRIHKLLDVVKENKIVLLEGRLKKEEETDLIEITMENIDDKFKGIELAVINPEKGKNQNVFRKAKTRFRNALLGNRQGLTVIGPATVVSEIKKNPDKIELYTQDETKKKKKLKNKK, from the coding sequence ATGTTAACATTAAGATTCGTGCCTTATCATGAGATAGAATACCTTAGTTCTGCCAGAAGAATACATAAGCTTCTGGACGTGGTGAAAGAGAATAAGATAGTGCTGCTGGAGGGCAGACTAAAGAAAGAGGAAGAGACTGACCTGATAGAGATAACCATGGAGAATATAGATGATAAATTCAAGGGAATAGAGCTGGCTGTGATAAATCCCGAGAAGGGAAAAAACCAAAATGTTTTTAGGAAAGCCAAAACCAGATTCAGGAATGCTCTTCTTGGCAACAGGCAGGGGCTTACTGTAATAGGGCCGGCTACTGTTGTCTCGGAAATAAAGAAGAATCCTGATAAGATAGAGCTTTATACCCAAGATGAGACAAAAAAGAAGAAGAAACTCAAAAATAAGAAGTAG
- the ychF gene encoding redox-regulated ATPase YchF: protein MLIGVVGKANTGKSTFFKSATLADIEIANYPFATIKPNSGVGYIKTDCADKFFNTQCNPREGFCAGHKRFVPVQLIDVAGLVPGAHEGKGMGNQFLDNLRQADVLVHIVDISGSTNEKGEPVNPGQYDPANDIKFLEEELDFWILRLIKKGWDKFSRSVQQTHGEIHKAIASHLSGLGIKEEAVEGLIKKLSLDNNLIDWKNDDLLNLAKEIRKESKPMIIACNKIDVKGAEENFKRIKSLFPDHFFISCSAESELALREASKHGLIEYVPGESNFRINELSKLSEKQKTALNFIKENILDKYGSTGVQQVLDKSVFGLLQKIAVFPGGVNKLADQDGNVLPDCFLMPKDSTALDFAYRLHTDFGRKFIRAIDVKTKMTVGKDHNLKHGDVIEIVADK, encoded by the coding sequence ATGCTAATTGGTGTTGTCGGCAAAGCAAATACCGGAAAATCAACTTTTTTCAAATCAGCTACTTTGGCAGACATAGAAATAGCCAACTACCCTTTCGCTACAATAAAGCCTAACAGTGGTGTAGGTTATATAAAAACAGATTGTGCAGACAAATTCTTCAACACCCAATGCAATCCCCGGGAAGGATTCTGTGCTGGCCATAAGCGCTTTGTCCCTGTTCAGCTGATCGATGTCGCAGGCCTTGTTCCCGGAGCCCACGAAGGAAAGGGAATGGGCAACCAATTCCTGGATAATCTAAGGCAGGCAGACGTATTGGTTCATATAGTAGATATATCAGGCTCTACAAACGAGAAAGGAGAGCCCGTTAATCCAGGCCAATACGACCCCGCAAATGATATAAAATTTCTCGAAGAAGAGCTTGATTTCTGGATATTAAGGCTGATTAAGAAAGGCTGGGATAAGTTTTCACGCTCTGTACAGCAGACACATGGTGAGATTCATAAGGCAATAGCAAGCCATCTCTCCGGGTTGGGCATAAAAGAGGAAGCTGTAGAAGGCCTTATTAAAAAATTGTCATTGGATAACAATCTTATAGACTGGAAAAATGATGATTTGCTTAACTTGGCAAAAGAGATAAGGAAAGAGTCAAAGCCTATGATAATAGCCTGCAACAAGATAGATGTAAAAGGGGCCGAAGAGAATTTCAAGAGAATAAAAAGCCTATTTCCGGACCATTTCTTTATAAGCTGTAGCGCAGAGTCAGAACTTGCCTTAAGGGAAGCATCGAAACATGGCCTGATTGAATATGTTCCGGGAGAAAGCAATTTTAGGATAAATGAGCTTTCAAAACTGTCTGAAAAGCAGAAAACAGCTTTAAATTTCATAAAGGAAAACATTCTGGATAAGTATGGCTCAACAGGAGTGCAGCAGGTTTTGGATAAGTCTGTTTTTGGGCTCTTGCAGAAAATTGCAGTATTTCCCGGCGGTGTAAATAAGCTGGCAGACCAGGACGGAAATGTTTTGCCTGACTGCTTTTTAATGCCGAAAGATTCCACAGCACTGGATTTTGCCTACAGGCTGCATACGGATTTCGGCAGGAAATTTATCCGCGCAATCGATGTTAAAACAAAGATGACAGTAGGAAAAGACCACAACCTGAAGCACGGCGATGTGATAGAGATAGTGGCGGATAAGTAA
- a CDS encoding MFS transporter produces the protein MFQPKKEISKQELEKGLRFIIWDGIASQTMATLTGGVFLVAFALYLGASNMMIGLLAALPPLMQLLQLPSAYLVEKFRNRKKISVMASLLSRLSLIIIIAIPFLFSARAGLFALVFGLAMHAGFAAISGCSWNTWMHDLIPRSRLGAFFSKRLSITTFFELFISIGAGFLIDFWLFNFPKYGSFAYSVIFTLALFAGLLGLFFLNKTPEPKMNYVQKNLRLIRLITKPLKDMNFRNLIVYMSSWNFAVNLAAPFFTVYLIQRLNFNITYVIGFQILTSLVNIFFLGIWGRFSEDHNNKTILSISSPLFIFSILLWTFTTLPQKHFFTLPLLILIHVLMGATLAGIRLASGNISFKLSPKEDSTSYLAAASFVNSLSAGIAPLVGGIFADFFANRQLSLTLSWMAPGASFAVNTFNLEHWDFFFFLAFLFGLYSLHRLSKVEEEGNFTKKMQLSRLIAEIRKEMRNLSTISGLRPMIKFPALVITRIKRKNRKK, from the coding sequence ATGTTTCAGCCTAAAAAAGAAATTTCCAAGCAGGAGCTCGAGAAGGGTCTTAGATTCATAATATGGGATGGCATAGCCTCGCAGACCATGGCCACCTTGACAGGAGGAGTTTTCTTAGTGGCGTTTGCCCTGTATCTGGGGGCGTCAAACATGATGATAGGCCTCCTTGCCGCTCTCCCCCCATTGATGCAGCTTCTTCAGCTGCCCTCCGCATACCTTGTAGAGAAATTCCGCAACAGGAAAAAAATAAGCGTAATGGCCTCACTTCTTAGCAGGCTCTCCCTTATTATCATTATAGCAATACCTTTTTTGTTCAGTGCCCGCGCAGGCCTGTTCGCATTGGTATTCGGTTTGGCCATGCATGCGGGTTTTGCCGCAATCTCAGGCTGCAGCTGGAATACATGGATGCATGATTTAATTCCTCGGTCAAGGCTTGGCGCATTCTTTTCCAAGCGGCTTAGCATAACAACATTCTTTGAATTGTTTATCAGCATAGGCGCAGGCTTCTTGATAGATTTCTGGCTTTTTAATTTTCCGAAATACGGTTCCTTTGCCTATTCAGTCATATTCACTCTTGCCCTCTTTGCCGGTTTATTAGGACTTTTCTTCCTTAACAAAACCCCAGAGCCAAAAATGAATTACGTGCAAAAAAATCTCCGCCTTATAAGGCTTATAACAAAGCCTCTCAAGGATATGAATTTCAGGAATCTTATAGTATACATGAGCTCATGGAATTTCGCTGTTAATCTCGCAGCCCCCTTCTTCACTGTTTATCTCATCCAGCGCCTGAACTTTAATATCACTTATGTAATTGGCTTTCAGATATTAACCAGCTTGGTAAATATCTTCTTTCTCGGGATATGGGGCAGGTTCTCAGAGGACCACAATAATAAGACCATCCTCAGCATTAGCAGTCCCCTGTTCATTTTTTCAATATTGCTTTGGACCTTTACAACCCTTCCCCAAAAGCATTTTTTTACCCTTCCCCTCTTAATCTTAATTCATGTATTGATGGGAGCGACATTAGCGGGCATAAGGCTTGCTTCTGGAAACATCAGTTTCAAGCTTTCACCAAAGGAAGATTCCACTTCCTATTTAGCAGCAGCAAGTTTTGTAAATTCCCTCTCAGCAGGAATAGCCCCCCTGGTAGGGGGTATTTTTGCGGATTTCTTTGCAAACAGGCAGCTCTCTCTTACCCTGTCCTGGATGGCCCCGGGCGCCAGTTTTGCAGTCAATACTTTTAATTTGGAGCATTGGGATTTCTTTTTCTTTCTTGCCTTTCTTTTCGGGCTGTACAGCCTCCATAGGCTGTCCAAAGTGGAAGAAGAGGGTAACTTCACCAAGAAGATGCAGCTATCAAGGCTTATAGCTGAGATAAGGAAAGAGATGAGAAATCTCTCCACCATATCAGGATTAAGGCCCATGATTAAATTTCCCGCACTTGTCATAACAAGGATTAAGCGTAAAAATAGAAAAAAATAG